DNA sequence from the Pseudoliparis swirei isolate HS2019 ecotype Mariana Trench chromosome 6, NWPU_hadal_v1, whole genome shotgun sequence genome:
GTGACGCGGCGCTGGACAATGCTGTTGACACTCATGTGCAAGCTGATACTAAACTCGGTGTGCCTGGCGGTCTTGAAACGCAAAAACGGGTTGTTAAGCTCACTGCTAAGGCGCTTGCTGATAAAATAGAAACGTTGCAAAGTGGTAGAAAAGCGAAGTTAAATAGAGCAAGTGTCAAGAGAAAATCAATTCAATGTTTTATATCTCAGGGTGATAAAACACAGGTACTAATGTTCTTGAAGAGTTGATCGAGGCGTGTGATGAAGCAAAATGCATGCATACACTTCTGTTGGGTATACTGCCGTGTGATGAAGgggaaaaacatgaaacatggtttAAAGCAAAAATGATGTTTAATGATGAATGTATTGCTGATGCAGTGTTGTGGGTTTCATCATATGAAGGTAATGTGTATGAAAAAGTGGAGGATGGTGTTAATCCAGATGACAGTGTTTCTAATATGGGTAGTAAACACTCAAGTCAAAGGAGTAATAGAAGTGGGAAATCAAGTACCACCTCCTCTGTAAGGGTACAAGTGGAGGCAAAGAGAGCTGCATTGATCGCTCGCGGCAGCTTTAAAGGAAAGCCATGTACTGGAAGAGCAGGAGCAacagctgaggaggagaagacaacaGCATGACTTGGACACTGAAATAGCTGCTTCCGCTGCTATGTTGACAGTATTACAGGCCTCTAATCTGAAAGGTTCTTCTCGGACACCCTCCGATGGCATGGCTTCATATTtcgaaaaggaaaaaaggaaacgaGAATTTGTTAACAGCTTAAACCCTATGGCAAAGGAGTACAAGCCGGAAGCAGAATCTAAGAAGCAAGACGACATGACACAATGGAGTATACCACTGTTGCAGGATGTGCGACCAAAGCAAACACAACAAATGTTTGAAACAATTTCACAACAGCGATACAGTCCTAACGAACAACAGCAGGACAACAGTAGGTTGGGAGCGCATCGCGTTCCGCATCAACTAACATCCGCTCAGGACGAAGAAAGGTATTCTACCAACCCTCAAATCCGCACAAATCCTTCTGAAGACATGCTTGCCATCATGGACAGGCAAAATGAAATAACTGCCTCTCTGGTGCAACAGCAGCGTTCATCATCTCTGCCGCCAAGAGACATTCCTACATTCGAAGGGGACCCTCTACAGTACAAAAGCTTTGTTAAAGCCTTTGAACAAGGAGTGGAGGAAAAGGCACCAAAGGCGGATTGTTTGTATTATTTGGAACAATTTACAAGAGGACAGCCGCGAGAGCTGGTGCGTAGCTGCCAACATATGGCTCCAGAGCGTGGCTATGAAGTGGCAAAGGGTCTTCTCCAGGAACACTTTGGTAATCAGTATAAGATTGCAGCAGCATACATGGACAAGGCTTTGTCCTGGCAAGCAATAAAATCTGAAGATGGTAAAGCACTTCAAGCCTATGCTTTGTTTTTACGTGGTTGCTGCAATGTTATGGAGGAGCTCCAGTACATGCAGGAACTGGATATGCCTGTAAACATGAGAGCCATTATGTGGAAGTTACCATTCAAGATGAGGGAGCAATGGAGAACCAAAGCTCATGGGATAATGGAAGCGACCAGCCAGAGAGCTCACTTCATGGATCTGGTCACATTCATTGAGCGTCATATCAAAATTCTTTTTGACCCTTTGTTTGGTGACATACAGGGCGCATCAACTGGTGTTACGGGGACACGGTTTAAACCCCAGCCCAGCAACATAGGAAGGAGAAATGTTGTTGCGACAACAGTAACATCGAGGGACTGGGCGGAGGGAGCTAGGAAACCAACATCAGAACCAGGGAAAACTGAGGAATCTGGGTGCCTATGTTGCGCTAAAAATCACTCATTAGGGGAGTGCAAACTGTTCAATGGAAGGGAACACAAGGAGAAACTTCACTTGCTGAGGGAACAGAGAGTTTGCTTTGCGTGCTTATGTATTGGGCACATGAGCCGAGATTGCGAAAGGCGCTTGTTTTGCAAAGTTTGCGGTAAAACTCATCCCACTGTGCTTCATATCAAAAGAAGAATACCAGGGCTTGCACAGTTAAAAGAATCATCTAGCGAACAGCCAACTTCGCTGAAAACATGTGGGCATACAGGGGCCGGTAAGGACCGTTGTGTTCTATCAATCCTCCCCGTCAAGGTGAAATCTGCAAGAGGAAATCGCATTATTAAAACGTATGCCTTCCTGGACCCTGGTAGTTCAGCCACATTCTGCTCAGAACATCTAATGCAGAAGCTGAATATTACAGGCAAAAGAACCAATTTCTTGCTGCAGACAATGGGACAGGAAACTGTAGTACCCGCTCACATTGTGAGTGGTTTGGAGGTATCTGGTCTGGACAGTGACGACTTTTATATTTTACCAGACGTGTtgacacaaaagaaaatgccAGTCACTGCTgataacatggtgacacctgaAGAGCTCGCTAACTGGTCGTATTTGTCAAAAGTTCACATCCCAGACCTAAAGGCAAGCGTGGACCTGTTGATTGGAACTGACGCTCCCAAGATATTGGAACCTTGGGAGGTCATCAACAGCCGTGGGAATGGCCCATATGCTATCAGGACCGTGCTAGGATGGGCTGTTAATGGTCCACTGAATGGAAACAGTGGTGCTATAGGGGCAGATATTTCCTCTGCTACAGTGAACAGGATCTCCGTGTGCAAACTGGAAAAAATGCTGGCCCATCAGTACAATCAtgactttaatgaaaagatcgAGGAGAAGGAAATGTCCAGAGAAGACCTCAAGTTTCTGGAAACCATGGACCGCTCTGCAATACTTCAGGATGGGAAATATTGTTTGAAGTTGCCTTTCAGGAAACAAGAGGTCTATCTGCCCAATAACTTCGCTGTGGCTAGACAAAGGATCCAGGGTTTAAGAAAGAGGTTTCTTAGCAACACACATTTGCACAAGGAGTATGCAGGGTACATGAACAAACTAATCAGTAAGGCCTACGCAGAGCAAGTACCTCAGCAACAACTGCATGGTGGGAAGGGGAAGGTGTGGTACATTCCCCACCATGGTGTCTACCATCCAAGGAAAGAATCCCTTCGAGTGGTGTTTGATTGTGGAAGCACATTTCAAGGAGCATCATTGAATAACGAACTCTTGCAGGGTCCTAACCTCACAAGTTCACTCCTTGGCGTTCTTACTCGCTTCCGACGGGAACCTGTCGCATTCATGGGTGACATTCAAGCCATGTTTCACCAGGTGAAGGTGGCTGAAGAGGACAAAGACTTTCTTCGTTTTCTCTGGTGGCCAGAAGGAGACGTCACGAAAGACCTAGTCGAGTATCGAATGACTGTACACTTGTTTGGTGCTGTGTCATCGGCCAGTTGTGCAAGCTATGCGTTAAGGAAAACTGCAGAGGACAACCAATCCGAGTTTGCAACTGAAGTGTCAGAATCTATCAAACAGGATTTCTATGTAGACGACTGTTTAAAGAGTGCagccacagaagaagaagctaTCCAGATGATAAGAGATCTGGTTGCTCTCTGTCGGAAAGGGGGCTTCAATTTAGAAAAATGGAGCAGCAATAGTCGTGTTGTTTTACAAGCCATTTCAGAGGATCAAAAGGCTAAGGACCTAAGGGAATTGGATCTGGACCAAGACATACTGCCAGTGGAAAGAGCTCTGGGCCTGCAGTGGTGTGTGGAGACTGACTCTTTCAGGTTCAAAATGGAGTTAAAGGAACAGTCTCTTACCAGACGTGGTATGCTGTCAGTTACTAGCTCAGTGTATGATCCCCTTGGGTTCCTGGCACCAGTCACATTGCTGGCCAAAATGATGCAGCAAGAACTCTGTAGGAGAGGATGTGGCTGGGATGATGGTTTACCACAAGACATCTTACACCAATGGAAAAGGTGGTTGGAGGATTTGGATCTACTGGCTACGTTCAAGGTGAAAAGGTGTATCAAACCAATGGACTTTGGAGAGGTCAGGCATGCTCAACTACATCACTTTGCGGATGCCAGCGAAGGTGGATACGGAACCGTAACATACGCCCAGATGTTAAATCACAAAAAAGACATCCAGGTCACCTTGTTGCTCGGTAAGGCTAGAGTGACACCCCTGAAGGCTGTAACTATTCCCAGACTCGAGTTATCAGCGGCCGTACTTGCTGTTAGAGTGGATTCAATGTTGAAAAAGGAGTTGAACTTACAGTTGGACAGTTCAGTGTTTTGGACCGACAGCACCGCAGTGTTAAAGTACCTTAACAATGAGGATAAGCGCTTTCACACTTTTGTGGCCAACAGAATCTCGACCATCAGAGAGACATCGGAGCCTTCACAGTGGAGACATGTCAGTTCCAAAGACAATCCAGCCGACGACGCGTCAAGGGGAATGAAGGCCTCAGACTTTGTGAAGAGTAGCAGGTGGCTTGAAGGTCCTGGATTTCTCTGGAAGCATGAAGAGGACTGGCCTAAGACTGTGTTGGAAGTCTTAGTGGACTCAGATGACCAAGAGGTGAGAAAGGAGGCAACAGTAAATGTCATCAGCGTAGTGGACGTGCCTAGTCCTACTGACCAACTTATTGCCTACTTTTCCAGCTGGAGGAGGCTCAAAACGGCAGTTGCCTGGTTCCTCCGATTAAAGACCATGTTGTTGACACAGACTCGCCAGAGAAAGCAATTGGAGGTATCTGTGGTTCATCATTTGGAGGACACCAGTCAGAATAGGTCAAAGCGGGCTGCTAAACGACAGAGGGTCACAGCTGAGTCAAATAGGATGATCTTGACACTGGATGATCTAATAGGAGCAGAAATTGCCATCAGATACTGTCAGGGACAAAGTCACAGTGAGGAAATTTCTGACCTGTCATCCAGGAAAGCAACCGTGAGCCAGCAGAGTCCTGTTTATAAGCTGGATCCAATTTTGGAAGATGGGCTATtaagagttggaggaaggttGGGCAGAGGAGCAATGCCTGAGGAAGCCAAACATCCACTCATCCTCTGCAAAGATCCACACGTATCTATGCTCATCCTCAAGAATATTCACCACAATCTTGGCCATGGTGGACGAGTTTATACGCTGTcctcagtgaggaagaggttTTGGATTACAAACGCCAATTCAGCTGTCAGAAAGGTAATTGCCGAATGCAGCTTTTGTCGACGCTACAATGGAAGAGCAATTGAACAGAAGATGGCAGATCTTCCTAGAGAGAGTCCTTCCTGATCTACCACCATTCACTAACACAGGGGTAGATTACTTTGGACCAATCAAAAAGTTTGCTGACAAAAGGGGACTTGTACGTTCTGTGAGATTGCAGACAAAGGCCAACATTATCGTAAGCAACTGTCTTTGCTGCAGGGTGTAAATTAGGGCCCAGTATTTGgctactttttgttttgtattttatttgaattgttATGTCTACCTGCATGAACAATTAGGGGCCGgtgtgtaagagccaaatgttgtGTGTAGGTGCATGTATGTTATGTATgcactgggtggcgctgttgctGTTATTTGTCCGCCTACATTAATCACCAGGTAATTGGCGACAGCAGGTTTTTTGACCCCGGAACGGGGAAATAGGTTTTGACCGCATCATGGTGAGCTGGTGAACTGTTTGTACCGGACTTCACTAAATTAAAACCCGATTAACAACATTCAGAGTCTCGGAGGCAAGTTATTCGAAACGAACAGCaagcagcagaaccacagagcgcGTCAACCATCAAGCCGGAGGAACCAAAATGCCTCAGTAGCCCATGTGAAGGACAGGGCTCCTTTAACAAAGACCTTAAAATCAGTGCACCTGGTCTGAGTAGACACGCTTTCATTCGAATGCTGGAAAGTCGCTCAGTTCGTGCTGGCCTTCATCAGTTCTTCTCCTGTCGAGGCATAGCGCTGGCTGTGGAGACCTTTTGGAGGCTCGGTCACCGGGAGATCACGGTCTTTGTCCCCCAGTGGCGCCAGAAAAGAGACCGGTTCACAACAGGTACACGTGTTCATACGGGGCGTTCCacatttgttcattttttttttcatcatgtAATATTAATAGAATTATTGTTATCTTATTACagagcaacattttctaaaccaGCTGGAGGACCTGAGACTGCTCTCCTTCACCCCCTCCAGAGAGGTGTGTGGCCAGAGGATCTGTTCACATgacgacaggtacacacacacttcccttcAGCCTTTTGATCAGATCCGGCTTGTGAGAGGAGAGAGTTCTTTACATCCCGACAGCGACACGCAGCCAGCGGAGAATCCGGCGAGCGATCCCGAACCCTCTCGGTTCCATTATAACCTCTGAAGGTGTCCGACAGGGAGCTCCTTACTCTCCCCCCACCCATTGCTCTATAATTGAAGCCTGGTTGTGAAAGCCAGATCTCTCTGGACCTTTTAAAATTGATCATCAAATATATAGGTTCTCGCAGATATGATCGGCAATATTGTGTTTGGGGTTTGTAAAGATGAACTGAAGACGGAGCGTGACTCGGCAATCCTCCCCCGGTGGATTCCCCCTCTCTGAATGAGCTGCTGACCCTTTGAGCGAAGGGGGAAGTCCAGAGTGTctaatctgcacacacacacatacacacactctctctcactctgttagGTTCCTGCTCCACCTCGCAGAAAAAACAGATGAGGTCATCGTAACCAACGACAACCTGAGGGACTTTGTGGACACCTCGGACACCTGGCGCAAGATTATTCAACGGAAGTAATTGTGTGTGACGCCCGTGCATTCATTCACTTCTACGTCCCAATTACCCGACGAGAGGCGGGAAAGTCCACTGAGGCCCGCCGGGTTGAACTAACGGACATTCAACAAGGAAGAGCAAACGAAAGGGCAAATGAGTGGGGGGCCGGGGGGTGTTTCATGTCAGTGCTCCTGTAGTAGGAGAGATAAATGCTGTACGTAGACCGTTGCTGGGGGAACTGCCCTCAAACTGCAGAGTGGTAAATGTGAGCGGCACACAGACGTTCTTCATCAGTCGATATTTGGTTGTTCTTTGAGGGGCGATCCCTCCCCACACGGAGGCCTTCATGCCCTGAGCTCCGAGGCCACATGTGTTGTTGGTGCAGACAAAAATAATCATCTCCGTGAACCTTTTGCCAAACACTCGTATTTATTTCCTCGCCACTGATAGGTTGCTTCAGTTTACATTCATGGGGGACTACTTTATGATCCCCGATGACCCTCTGGGGAGGAACGGACCTCACCTGGACATCTTCCTGCGCCGAGACGACAGGTGGGTTTCGTCTGTGTTTTGTGATATTGATCCTTTATTTTGCGATCCCAATGTCATGTCAATCCTTTGATGACCACATAGATGTTGAATAGTTTGTCATTTCTCCCTGTCAGGTGGGCCCCGGTCACCCCTCCCCCACtgagacccccagacctccggctctcctcccagcagcagccagtttacGCCCAGGTGCTCCAGTCCGCCCCTCGGCCCCTGTTCAGTTAAGTGAAGTGCTGAATACAATGATAATTGGGAAATACCATAGGCCTACTGGTGCGGTCAACCTACCAACTGTGTCACAGAACCAGCCAGCTACACCCGAATCGATTGGAGATATGCTTGCGAAATAGGGTTAGAGTTGAAGAAACTTCCAACACGCACACCACCTCAGGAACATGGCAACGTTGCACTAACTATCATGACAGAGTTTGCTGGTGAAAGTTATGTCTCTAATTGTTGGATATGTCAGCATATGCCCATGTCATCCAGATCTCCTATGCTGGTTCCAGTTCCCTTCACGGAAGCCGACTGGAGCGTTATGGGATGGCCTGACATAGCTCGTCAATTCGTGAGCAATGAAGAACACTGTTACACTCCGACAATAGACACTTCCACGAACACAGAGAACATTGTTAGATATAATGGACATCAATCGGAATGAGGCGACAACACAATTACTTAATATACTTCAAATAGTACTTAAATACTATTCAACACAACTTAAATATATTaaggaatataataataataataatagacaaAATAAGTTGTTCCAAAACAATACACTTTAAACTAAGTATTATTTGTAGGGCTTTCAAGTATACTCAAATTAAATACttagcatatttatttttcacctggGAACTTCATTTACTCTCCACGTTCATATTAATTACTTTTAGTAAATGCCAATACTAAGCGTAGGCCTAGGTACTTTTACATTCTGCAAAATTAAAATGCATGACTTTCCTCACTAAAATATCCGAGTACTTTCACAGCTGCAGATAATCATCTCCGGCGTGCCGTCAGGAGCGCAACTGTCGTGTTTTGATGACGTCATCCCTGGGACTTTCCGGATACGTCATTCGGGGCTTCCGAGTTATTAAGCtagctctccctctgtgtccaTGTCGTTTGATACTTTAAACGTCGCCTCATTGCTCTGGACTACACATCAAGACGCCATGAAAACGTCAAAGGCCACCAACGGCGCCGAGAGGTCTGAATATTGAGACGTTGGTGTCGGGAGCGACAGTCAGACCGAGATACGGAATGTCAACAACGCGGCCCCTCCTCGGAATGAGGCGAGTTTCCCAACTAACGTGCGACGAGCAGCCGGCcaggcagcagctggaggacccCACCGTGGACGAGTTTACGGtgctggaggagaaggaaaccGAGCTGAAATGCGCGAGGCCTCGAATGGAGCAGGTTTTCAAAGTAACGTTGACCATTATCGGTCTgctggaccacatgggaccgCCGCACGGCGGCAACACGTCGCGGCAAATATGGCTGCAGCTCCGAGGGAACAGAGACGACGTGTCAAGGGCGAAGATGAGGTCCGGTGCTTTAGAAAAAACAGCAGTTATACTGTAAAGCTAATTCTGTCTCAGtgaaaaacacagtacaactgtataatatattactGTACTTTAATGAAAAGTTCAACTTAACGGTGAATTACCGGCAGCTATGGTTGCCAGAAATTCACCGTGAAAAGTAAAGTGACAACGTATAATACATTACGGTATGTTTTGAAAAACAGCAGTTATACTGTAAACCTAATTACAGTCTTTCTCAGAGATaaacacagtacaactgtatGAGTTACGGTATTTTATTACCAAGTTCAAAGTAAATGGCCAGCAGTTGCCAAAATTCCATTGCAAAAAATATGGTACAATGTATTACAATTGGTTGGCAtagattttacagtcaacattcacttattgtaaattACAATGGAAATATATTGCTCACAAACAACTATACAACCCATCAAAATTATGGACAAAAAACAATGAGGTGGCACCATTGTCAGATCTTGCAAAAACATTTTATGTTCAACTTTGAAAGCTTTTTAAGCGATTCAAGAttaaggccacatttacacatagccgggtatttacagaaacgaatatttctgcccctccgttttcaaaaataacgttgtatACACAAGtttgttttcaaaaaagtttctgttttatgaacccgcat
Encoded proteins:
- the LOC130195451 gene encoding uncharacterized protein LOC130195451; protein product: MMQQELCRRGCGWDDGLPQDILHQWKRWLEDLDLLATFKVKRCIKPMDFGEVRHAQLHHFADASEGGYGTVTYAQMLNHKKDIQVTLLLGKARVTPLKAVTIPRLELSAAVLAVRVDSMLKKELNLQLDSSVFWTDSTAVLKYLNNEDKRFHTFVANRISTIRETSEPSQWRHVSSKDNPADDASRGMKASDFVKSSRWLEGPGFLWKHEEDWPKTVLEVLVDSDDQEVRKEATVNVISVVDVPSPTDQLIAYFSSWRRLKTAVAWFLRLKTMLLTQTRQRKQLEVSVVHHLEDTSQNRSKRAAKRQRVTAESNRMILTLDDLIGAEIAIRYCQGQSHSEEISDLSSRKATVSQQSPVYKLDPILEDGLLRVGGRLGRGAMPEEAKHPLILCKDPHVSMLILKNIHHNLGHGGRVYTLSSVRKRFWITNANSAVRKVIAECSFCRRYNGRAIEQKMADLPRESPS
- the LOC130195014 gene encoding NEDD4-binding protein 1-like; translation: MLESRSVRAGLHQFFSCRGIALAVETFWRLGHREITVFVPQWRQKRDRFTTEQHFLNQLEDLRLLSFTPSREVCGQRICSHDDRFLLHLAEKTDEVIVTNDNLRDFVDTSDTWRKIIQRKLLQFTFMGDYFMIPDDPLGRNGPHLDIFLRRDDRWAPVTPPPLRPPDLRLSSQQQPVYAQVLQSAPRPLFS
- the LOC130195452 gene encoding NEDD4-binding protein 1-like, whose product is MSTTRPLLGMRRVSQLTCDEQPARQQLEDPTVDEFTVLEEKETELKCARPRMEQVFKVTLTIIGLLDHMGPPHGGNTSRQIWLQLRGNRDDVSRAKMSGIKWRNSWEPLESLDFSN